Part of the Quercus lobata isolate SW786 chromosome 6, ValleyOak3.0 Primary Assembly, whole genome shotgun sequence genome, CGCTCTCTAGTTGTGTCCTCCCCCAAATTGATCACTAGACCGTCTAAAGCGATATGCTATTATTGCTAGCTAACGCATTCAATGATCAATTAATTTTCTATCTCAATTCAACGTGATATCATTGCATCCACACCACCTACTCTTTTTCTTGTGACCAAAGGCAACACCACTATAGAAAGTAGAAAATTGCTTATTGGAGcattccttcaaaaaaaaaaaaaatccctggAAGTGTAAGTCCTGAAGGAaagagacaaaaacaaaaaatgcacacacaaaaaggaaaaaaaaaaaaaaatccaaaaatttgaaagtGTTTTGAAGCTAGAAAAGCCAACGTCTGTATTTCTGCCATGACGATCAGCAGTCTTGAAGGTTAAGCCCTCAATAGATAGTGttgccaaatgccaaaaaacTTCCCtcattttcaaatgaaaatctTAACAATATCACAGAgatttagggggtgtttggtttgtgtttttaaacaaccattttcagtttttaaacaacatttcacGCATTTCAAcgtactttttcacccacacgtattttcacaaatgttttcaaacaacaattttcagtttttaaacacatataccaaacagacccttagtttTGGTTTGGTATACCTGTATCCTCTCTGGGAAAGTCAACAAACACTAGATATTGGTTTAAGAAACATTTTTGAGtactttttatgagaaaagaaaaagtatttgatttttttttagtctttttttatttttcataaaaattgtattaagatattaaaaaatacCATTAGGACACCAGTTAACTACCCTTcatctatttattttacttaagaaaataaatagaataaaagCATAATTGTACTGTACCATacaatgaaacttttttttgttttttcctcaaCTTTTTGGGTCTAGCATTTTCGTGTAATCCATATATATACACCAAGGTATCAAAATGAACCAGATGTGTAAAACTGAAATAAATACTTTTATGTTCTACCTCGCATAAAGTAGGAATAAAAGCATAATTGTACTGTACCATacaatgaaacttttttttgttttttcctcaaCTTTTTGGGTCTAGCATTTTCGTGTAATCCATATATATACACCAAGGTATCAAAATGAACCAGATGTGTAAAACTGAAATAAATACTTAACACTTTTATGTTCTACCTCGCATAAAGTAGGAAAAATCACTAATTAACTAAATCCAAAGCCAATTATCACTTAACTAAATACAAACCCAATAGAGTTGCTGTCTAGCAGTTAGGCTTTTGGCCATGATACTCTTTATTGGGATTTGTGGTTAGGCtattatttttcaatcataTTGAGTAGCCATTTTACATCCCTTACTTCATAATTCTTCTTGTAGGTCCATTAAAGCCTTCTTTTTTTAGTAAGGATGACCacagccccccccccccccaacaacacaaaaaaaaaaaaaaaaaaaaaaaaaaaaaaaaaaagaggccttctctttttttttttttttttttttaataagccatttaagtttttttagagttcgtttggataccacttattttgctaaaactgaaaataataaaaaaaaaattactgttcatgaGCCTAAATACATTGTTCtatcccatgaacagtgcaagaagcgctgaaaaaaaaaataataataataatttctatCCAAATGTATACTTAAGCTAACATCCTTACTACAACATAAATGACCTTACTTTCAACTTTGCAAAGTCTGTGAACCCACCCACTTAAATTCTTAAGTCATAGATTACTAAAAATGTTAATTATTATTGCACACATCAAGTTATACACACTCCAACTAAAATCAAAATACGATTTTAACTGTGACTCATATAGACAACGTGTAACTATCACCGATATACTAAAAATTATAAGGCTCCCTTCATAGTTCAAATTTTTACCTCTCAAACATGATCAATGAAAGTCTTAAACAAAAGCCCAATAAATTTGGGAACATATGGTGAACGTGTAAGTTTTGTTTTACCCTCTCCCCCAAACAGAGCTGACACAGGCACGTTATGGTGCTAAGAAACGACGTGGTGAGCAGGGTTAAGTAGAAGCACTTTGCAGAGTAGACTGTATATAGCACATTGCACAAGTCACAACCAGCACATGACGCAGCCGCTCCTTTTCTTGGACCCTTGTGCTGAAACTGACCCTTCATGCGTTTTGTCTATCTTTGCTCCTTCCCATTACTCCACTTCCACATTTATTTTTGCTCGTTTTACACTGGAATTTCAAAGAGACATTGAACTTTGGCAACTATGTGTCCCCATCTATCATCTGGGTCCTCATGCCCATCACCCTCATTTGCCAAAGCaaaagtgctttttttttttctcctttctatTAAGCCTAtacacttttttatattttttcagtAAAGCCTAGACACAATCTTTCACAAGGGCCTAAGGTAGCATTTTATTATTGCTAATGAAAATAGTTTCGAATTTTGGAAATCAATttctctaaaaaagaaaatttgtgaGGAATACTTATTAATCATATTTCCCATCCCACGAAAATGAGATCTTTATGGATTGgatacaatttttaaataaaatttatataaaaatgatattacatCAATTACAACTTACCATGTCAacaatcttattattattaataatatcttttttcattatttggGTTCAGACCCAAACCATGAGTTCACTGTGTAGTTAGTATTGGGTTTGCTAAAACACCAAAGATGctattttaggcttttagcacACCAAAGAGCAAAAAAGCCATTCCATGTGCTAAGTTTTGTTAGCATTTGCCAGTTGCCACTGTAGTAAAGCTACACttctttaatattattattattatttctctttctcttctttaatatatttattatttctctttctcttctctctcctctcacgtTAGTTCCAAACGTCTCTCTTTCCTCTCCACCTCATGGGACCACTATATCAAAGCGTTCGTTTTTGCGACAATGGTGTGGATTTCAATCAGTGATGATATTGATCATTGGATCTCTCTCCTTACCGCCCGGCGATGGTATGGATGGGTCCCAAATGGCTATGGTATGGATCTTGGTATGTGGATTTTGCAATCATTTTGTGATGTGGGTTTGGCGGTGGTGGGTGGTGATGCATAGGTGGTTTTGTTGGAGTGTCTTAtatagtagtaaaaaaattattttagggtTCGtttaaaaataactaatttagttgaaattaaaaacatttttatgaaaatattatatataaaaataaaaattagttgaaatagtagagtagaactcatgaataatatcaaaaagtgcaataagacccatgaatagtaccaaaaaatgaaataagatccataaatagtagcaaaaataaattgaatagtaacaaaaataagttagatagtaaaataagttggtaaaGCTCTAATGGCAAATACACACTTTTAGGGTCTATTtgagatccgcttattttgctgaaactgaaaactttttgctaaaagtattgtaaataaaggtaaaaattaattgaaatagtatcGTGAGGTagataaatagtatcaaaaagtgcaataagatctataaataatagcaaaaataagctttttttttttttagaatactaagtattttttaacacacatacggagagaaaggagaaaggtttttaaagaaacttacaattttttaaagaaacttacaatgatatatagaaaaaagattttactaatgtgtgctctaagggcacacattaagctTTCtgtttttagaaacattttctcgagaattgaaaaagtaatgacagctttttcaattcccgagaaaatgtttccaaaaatagaaagtttaatgtgtgcccttagggcacaaaTTAACCGGACCCATAGAAAAATAAGTTACACAAATAATTCTTGCCAAACACAccattctaataaaattttaaagcaCATCAAATACTAATACTAATGCTCTATTACAGGTTATGGAAAATGTGCTTAATTGGTCCCCTGCTATGTCCATTGACATCATAAGGATCTCCAACGTTCATATAATAGTTGAGATTCTATCTGCAACCACATCAACTGACGTCTACACCTGGCTACCTATGCCCAATTGAGATTCAACTATACACCTACAAAATTTGGacccacacacacactcacacacacaataAGGCCAGGCCCACCACCTCGTACATTTTATTGGGCAATCAATCCAACAACCAATTAAGaaactgaaataaaaataataataatactagaAAGAATTAACTCATATAAATCCATAAAACGGATTCTCAAAAGATCACAATTTTACATAGGTATCTGCCAAAAGCTGAGCAGAACTATTAAATCCTTTTGAAGTACACTCATATGATTCTGTCAAATGCAGTTTACAATTACtatatgatataaaataaagtatTCTAATATAGACAAAAGAAAGAGGTGAGGGACGACTAGTCAAACCCACGAGTTGATTAGCTTTAGAAATTAACAAAAGTGAGCAACAAACACAAATGAGGAGGATACACCCTTCCTCCAATGGATCAAACAGCTTTGCagtttgcaaaaacaaaaatggggcaaacccaaaaagataaaaaggaacACCCCACATGATACACCAAACCAAAGTTGAGAAAACCAAAAAGCACCCATTTTTGATAGGATCAAaaggctaaaaataaaaagacattcACATTAATTAGTAGCCTTTGAAGGGCTGATTTTTCAAGTGACCAAATATATAGGCATGGCCGAGGCAGAGAACCTTTGCTGCTGTACTTGTTGTTGCTCCATGTTCAGCTCTCTGAGACTCAAATACGGTATGTCCATCTCACCTTTCGGTGCCGGAGTCAAAGTTCCGGCGAGAGGACCAGAGGAGGGACGGCTCCGACTACTTGTGCGGTACGGCGTGGAGGACCCACTTGTGCTCTCGGTGATGTACACAGGCCCTGAAATAGAGGCTCTAAAAGCTCGAGCCCTGGCTTGATGAACATCCTCACGATCATGATCATGAACATGACCATGACCATGATGGCTATGGTGGTGGTTAATGTGGGTCCACTTCCATTTGAAGAAAAGGAAGGCACTTCTCCACCAGCGCTTCTTCTTAACCTTGTGGGTCTTCTTCAAGTCGTCTTTGGAAATGGGTTTTTGAAGCTTGAAGTGGATGGAGTCTATGGATCTTGTCGTTTCACGCTTGTGCTTCCTTGCTTCTTCTAAGACCTTGTGTTATTACGAGGAAATAGCAAGTGGGTCAGACTCTCCAGAAAACTTTATACACAAAGAGTTAGTATAGTATTCTTACATATAAGACTAtgtcaaagaaaaacaaaaacaaaaagatggAGTTTTTAGAGAGACCTGAAAGTAGTCAATTTGAGGATCAAAACCATAGTCACTGAAGTGTTGGGGTTCTGGCATGGGAAAGATGGGGGATTTGTTTGACatactttgtttgtttgttgtttttctttgaaagtGCTCTTTCTTTGTCTTTGCTTTGTGTTGTGTCAATGCAGCGTGCACGTTGTGGCAGAGGTCGGGGTTGGAAAGAGTGTGGAAATTGCAGAGAAAGGAGGGGAGAGGAAAGTAAAGGTGAGTGAGTGTGACCGTGTGAGAGAGGGGGAAGTGGAAAAGGTgatttggctttggctttgggGGCTTAAGAATGAAATGGCCGTTGGCATTGGCATGCCCTATTAAATGCAATTCCCATCTTTTTGACTTCCAATGCTACCCCCCTATTTATTTGCCACTATTTGTTATAGTATTAcagtattaattaattatacaCGCAATAAAGACTTAAGAGTCtcccataaaataataaaaaaataataaaaaaaaaaagacttaagtGTCTGTTTGCTTGCAGTTGAAAGtggaaaaattattatatacttttagagtattataaatatatattattttctttcatatgAATAGTAGGtcctattaattaaatttatggtgaaaATTACTACTTATGTGAAAGGGAAAAGTACGTATTTATAATACTCTGaaagtaataattttcctaaaaaatgtAGCTTtaattgttgagtttttttcttttttttttttaaatttatttattactttaatAGGTTATGGAAAAAGTTAACTGATGTCTTAAATCTTAACAATGACTAATGAGGATATGTtagtgaacttttttttttttaattatgaaaaaaaaccattaattgattttttttttattttttttataaaaatagtatcaaaaatttctaaaaattgttcattaacaaatacactaaagttttaattaatattttacaattttagatttatcataAAGAgtaaattttattactattttcgtagaagttgaaaattcaattttaataatcTCAAGAACCTTATAACTCAATAACATAAttgttctattttattataatggaTGTGAAAAGTGTTCAATGTTTTGCAACTTTTGGGAGTGATTTTAGCTAAACAATTTATTTTCGTAACTAATCTAGATGATAACTTGTGgaactaattaaaattaaggGTGTTGTACTGCTCATATGGAATTTATCATTCATTCAAAGATGTAATCGGGACGTTTTCAATAATGTGCTATTCAAGTTTGTTAGGGACTTAATTGAGTAATAATATCATAACAACTTTGACTTCAAATGCATTACAATTAGGCTATGTGATAgtaatatctttaacaacaatTATGTAGTTAAATTGCCACATTTTGGTTACATCCAAGATTTGAATTCCTAACTCCTcgtaaacaaataaataaaaaaaagaattattccCAACATAGATGTTTGGTGCATCTGCAATAGAACCTGCACATTTATGAGATTTGACACAGCAGAATGAAAGCAAATTAATATctcaccaaccaaaaaaaaaaaaaaagtttgaagacCGAAGAGGGTTACTTTTGACCGAGTttcgcttattttgttaaaattgaaatattttttactgaaattacagtaaataaaagtaaaaattagttgaaataatatagtgaaacccataaataatattaaaaaatacgatgaaactcataaacaatactaaaataaattaacaaaaataattgttgcCAAAACATATACCGAGTAATTTGAAGTGTTGAAAACTTTAAATGGCCTTTAAAGAGAACATCTGAACAATTAGAAGTTTAAACCCTCAGCATATATACATGTGACTGCATAGTCCAACCCCACGGGCCCAATCAAAAGGGTATATAATTCAATACCAATAACATGTAAACCAATATTGTAGTtaattattttgtgtgtgtCATTCTCAAACTGGATTTATGCACAAACCTTGTCAGGTGTGGAATCTAACGAGAAACTGTTAGAAGAGCATAGAATAATGCGTATAGatgtttaattaaatttttcatcaatCTCAAAGTAATTTCTTAGTCAGTCTTTACCTTGTGGAACGGGAAGTCTAACTTCCACAGTTGCACCGCGTGGAGACTAtataatagtaaataaaatcatCACATACATACTCCAACACATGCTATGTAGAGATTTTTACACTACTTCCCTTTATTGGTGCTTGTTACCCAATTCTTGACCCGGCAAATCTAACAAATTCAtgacattttcaatttttgaacaATTGGGAAGCAACATCATATTTAGCATGTGCAACCCATGATTAGGGGTGTGcatcaaacattcaaactcacTAACTTGATAAAATTGGTCTAATCCAACCCAACTAGACATCTTGAATTGGTTTTcatgaattgaaaatttattttgagtttcaaGTCAGATGCGTTTGAATTGATTTAATTAggtgttttaactttttttttttctttttgagaaagaggTGTTTTAATTGGGAAACAACCTCATATTTAACATGTGCAACCCATAATTAGGGGTGTGCATCAAACATTCAAATTCACTAACTTGACAAAATTAGTCTAATCTGAGCCAACTAGATATCGTGAGTTGGTTTTCatgaattgaaaatatattttgagttttaggtCAGATGAGTTTGGATTGATTTAATTAGGtgttttaacctttttttttttag contains:
- the LOC115995024 gene encoding uncharacterized protein LOC115995024, with protein sequence MSNKSPIFPMPEPQHFSDYGFDPQIDYFQVLEEARKHKRETTRSIDSIHFKLQKPISKDDLKKTHKVKKKRWWRSAFLFFKWKWTHINHHHSHHGHGHVHDHDREDVHQARARAFRASISGPVYITESTSGSSTPYRTSSRSRPSSGPLAGTLTPAPKGEMDIPYLSLRELNMEQQQVQQQRFSASAMPIYLVT